Proteins encoded by one window of Cannabis sativa cultivar Pink pepper isolate KNU-18-1 chromosome 4, ASM2916894v1, whole genome shotgun sequence:
- the LOC133037237 gene encoding uncharacterized protein LOC133037237 has translation MDKGEGVGGIDRELEEDAAAKTGKKAECSQAVEESPLKSPVRSKTNVVGLSEENVVESVSTPSLSATKSVEDEGAAHKTFDDEDFDIVEVASFWNKGKALVKSKKTQSENVPLIEDDFNDKAYEQFIESGRTVVGPFKTKEAIPRNQYGFYKFVFSNTLDPG, from the coding sequence atgGACAAAGGAGAAGGTGTAGGTGGTATTGACCGAGAGTTGGAGGAGGATGCTGCTGCGAAAACGGGGAAGAAGGCGGAGTGCAGCCAGGCCGTGGAGGAGTCCCCGTTGAAGTCCCCTGTCCGTTCGAAGACTAATGTTGTTGGTCTATCCGAGGAAAATGTGGTGGAATCTGTAAGTACGCCTTCACTATCTGCTACAAAATCTGTTGAAGATGAAGGTGCTGCACATAAGACCTTCGACGATGAGGACTTTGATATAGTCGAAGTGGCATCTTTCTGGAATAAAGGCAAAGCCCTCGTCAAATCAAAGAAGACACAGTCGGAGAATGTGCCTTTAATTGAGGATGACTTCAACGATAAGGCCTATGAGCAATTTATTGAGTCGGGCAGAACTGTTGTCGGGCCTTTCAAGACGAAGGAAGCGATCCCCCGTAACCAATATGGGTTTTACAAGTTTGTTTTTAGCAACACATTAGATCCGGGGTAA
- the LOC133036503 gene encoding uncharacterized protein LOC133036503, giving the protein MKYMEVVANEEEVVDEFHPVEARLEIAARIITDEQNEIRTKVVEDRRAAQGTSFASSSAPLRNPSKSPRDPRFSTAKSRHANMFPPLRSSPRFQSSKTKISYGE; this is encoded by the exons ATGAAGTACATGGAGGTTGTGGCCAATGAGGAAGAAGTAGTTGATGAG TTTCACCCGGTTGAGGCACGTTTGGAAATCGCTGCGAGGATCATAACTGATGAACAAAATGAAATTCGTACCAAAGTGGTTGAAGATCGTAGGGCTGCACAAGGCACCTCATTTGCATCATCCTCGGCCCCTTTGCGCAATCCGTCAAAGTCTCCACGCGATCCCCGGTTCAGTACAGCGAAGTCTCGCCATGCAAACATGTTTCCCCCGTTAAGATCCTCCCCTAGGTTTCAGTCTAGCAAGACTAAGATTTCATATGGTGAATAG
- the LOC133036955 gene encoding uncharacterized protein LOC133036955, giving the protein MVAAGGEDSCEFDGGGPPWRNSLQGHPHCYCGDLAYVWTSSSRANPGRRFFGCPHYENDESRACDYFCWIDKSHVKRSTDATPGLRNQIKILEEDKKRNENVIRKLIFIIFICLFIIVQLILR; this is encoded by the exons ATGGTGGCTGCTGGTGGAGAAGACTCATGCGAGTTCGATGGGGGTGGTCCGCCTTGGAGAAATTCACTTCAGGGACACCCCCATTGCTACTGTGGTGATCTAGCTTATGTTTGGACTTCTAGTAGTAGAGCAAATCCTGGTCGTCGATTCTTCGGATGTCCACACTAT GAGAACGATGAAAGTCGAGCATGTGATTACTTTTGTTGGATCGATAAATCACATGTTAAGAGAAGTACAGATGCTACACCTGGATTGCGAAACCAAATCAAGATTTTGGAAGAAGATAAGAAACGCAATGAGAAtgttattagaaaattaatttttatcatttttatttgcCTTTTCATCATTGTCCAACTTATATTGCGTTAA
- the LOC133036956 gene encoding protein FAR1-RELATED SEQUENCE 5-like: MEAESQAENMNEEQTYEWESITAELNITKPVNEIQICDVLGKSLDKLGKWEAFYEMYLKRMGFGTRKDDVRRSHGVIVMRRWVCCSEGYKRITITERQRKKRPHDVTRTGCQAALRILLTQPSNTWKCKEFSTIHNHDLASSSEVQFLRSYRVVSDGLLAQVRSMNSVGIKTANIMSHVALQSGGYERMPCQLRDVYNRVAGAKREEKIETDSEGALGFLDCLAERDPNFFVVYQVDEENRLANLFWADGNSRVDYVAFGDVLGFDTTYMTNEYNKPLTVLIGVNHHFNTCIFGFALFLHEKLPSYRWLLQKFLECHGDKKPNVVVTDQDVAMKQAIMEHMPDVTHRLCAWHLNTNASKKVKDPIFLKRFKDLMYNYYEEEDFEARWLDVVETQQLTDNEWCQTTFDTRKQWAETYLRDSFVAGMRTTQRCESINSALKKFLEKNYCLREFVTTIDMTVSKLRHNETANDFKSRCTRPHPPNPTCLTTYYNQCAEFYTRTMYHKVAEQLDLENNYFVISQEQEREWQIYTIGKFQHPEVQYRVHYCEGQRALHCSCMLYESQGYPCRHLWATMKRLNIRRILNTLLMKRWSKSAKTNLHLHFNPPAQEQQHIYEMARFGSLSSLTYNFTFYAAKTEDLYTGAKEEIERLTLMFKEEFEMSSNPEGQTPQPGRYRNNPNIIKDPEVVRTKGTGNPREGPNGEQIPRNSRHCRICRSSGHDYRWCPNRQQNTGSQGQQSAHNQLTTDSFNEHSNAYFPEPPSSTQESYYGHSYI; encoded by the coding sequence ATGGAGGCCGAGTCTCAAGCAGAGAACATGAATGAGGAACAAACCTACGAATGGGAAAGCATAACAGCAGAGCTAAACATCACAAAACCAGTGAATGAGATTCAAATATGTGACGTCCTAGGCAAGAGTCTCGACAAACTGGGAAAATGGGAAGCATTCTACGAAATGTACCTGAAACGGATGGGTTTCGGCACAAGAAAAGATGATGTACGACGTTCTCACGGAGTCATTGTAATGCGCAGGTGGGTTTGTTGTTCCGAGGGTTACAAAAGAATCACAATAACGGAAagacaaagaaaaaagagaCCTCATGATGTCACTAGAACCGGATGTCAGGCAGCATTACGTATTTTACTCACACAACCGTCTAACACTTGGAAATGCAAAGAGTTCAGCACAATACACAATCACGACCTCGCTTCATCAAGTGAGGTACAATTTTTGAGATCATACCGAGTAGTGTCCGATGGCTTGCTTGCCCAAGTTAGGTCGATGAACTCCGTTGGAATTAAAACTGCCAACATAATGTCTCatgttgctttgcaaagtggagGTTACGAGAGAATGCCATGTCAACTTCGAGATGTCTACAACAGGGTTGCTGGTGCCAAGCGAGAAGAAAAGATAGAGACGGACTCGGAAGGAGCGTTGGGATTTCTTGATTGTCTCGCAGAGAGGGATCCAAATTTCTTCGTTGTATATCAGGTGGACGAGGAGAATCGATTGGCTAACTTATTTTGGGCAGATGGAAACTCACGTGTCGACTATGTGGCTTTTGGGGATGTACTAGGGTTTGATACCACCTACATGACAAATGAGTACAATAAGCCTCTCACTGTTCTCATTGGCGTAAACCACCATTTCAACACATGCATCTTCGGGTTCGCTCTCTTCCTCCACGAGAAGCTTCCATCCTATCGTTGGCTACTTCAAAAATTTCTCGAATGCCATGGAGATAAGAAGCCAAATGTTGTAGTTACTGACCAAGATGTCGCCATGAAACAGGCCATCATGGAACACATGCCTGATGTTACACACCGTCTATGTGCTTGGCATCTCAATACAAATGCTTCCAAAAAGGTTAAAGATCCGATCTTCTTGAAAAGATTTAAAGATCTAATGTACAACTACTACGAGGAGGAGGATTTTGAAGCAAGATGGTTAGACGTCGTCGAAACCCAACAACTAACAGATAATGAATGGTGCCAAACAACATTCGACACAAGAAAACAGTGGGCAGAAACTTATTTAAGGGATTCATTCGTTGCAGGAATGAGAACCACACAACGTTGCGAATCGATCAACTCAGCCCTAAAAAAATTTTTAGAGAAGAATTATTGCTTGCGTGAATTTGTAACAACCATAGATATGACAGTCTCAAAGCTCAGACACAACGAGACTGCAAATGACTTCAAAAGCAGATGCACTCGACCTCACCCACCTAATCCTACATGCTTGACCACGTACTACAACCAATGTGctgaattctacacaagaaCTATGTATCACAAGGTTGCTGAGCAGCTTGATTTAGAGAATAATTATTTTGTCATAAGTCAGGAGCAAGAAAGAGAGTGGCAGATATACACCATTGGAAAGTTTCAGCATCCGGAAGTCCAATACCGAGTTCATTACTGTGAAGGCCAACGAGCACTACACTGTAGCTGCATGCTATATGAAAGTCAGGGGTACCCTTGTAGACATTTATGGGCTACAATGAAAAGATTAAACATCAGAAGAATACTTAATACTCTTCTCATGAAGCGATGGAGCAAATCCGCGAAGAcaaatctccacctacatttTAACCCCCCGGCACAAGAACAACAACACATTTATGAGATGGCTAGGTTTGGATCTCTCAGCTCATTAACTTATAACTTCACTTTCTATGCAGCAAAAACAGAGGATTTGTACACGGGTGCAAAGGAAGAGATTGAACGGCTAACTCTAATGTTCAAGGAAGAATTTGAGATGAGTTCCAATCCAGAAGGACAGACGCCACAACCTGGAAGATATCGTAACAACCCCAACATTATTAAAGACCCTGAAGTTGTAAGAACAAAGGGTACGGGAAATCCAAGGGAAGGACCGAACGGGGAGCAGAtcccaagaaactcaagacattGTCGCATTTGTCGCTCATCAGGCCATGATTATCGATGGTGCCCAAACCGTCAACAGAATACTGGATCTCAGGGGCAACAGTCAGCACACAATCAACTAACAACTGACTCATTCAATGAACACTCCAACGCGTATTTCCCTGAACCGCCTTCCTCCACACAAGAATCATACTATggtcattcatatatataa